The genomic interval TTCCCTTGGTATGCTATGAGTTCTTGACTCTGCTTTATACAGTTgactattaataaatatttcattcctttaaaaaaattaagtaattacaCTTAAATCCAACTAAATAGCTTTCCAAACAGTTTTTACTCTCATTTCTTCCAATAGATTATTTTAGGAAACTGTATTTCAAAGACTAACTCTTTTAAAAttgtttatgtttattttaaagTAATGTTTTTAAAACACTATACAAAACTTGCTATAAGTATCTAAACTATAACAGCGTACTCGGATAGAAAAATATTAACTAAACATTTACCCTACCAAAAACCAAGCTTGAAATCCTATAGAAGATGGCCTGGTATAGTAAATTTTCAACACTCTTTCCAATTGAGAACTTCACAGCACATATAATCCGTTATTGGATTGTcatcaattataaaataaaaataagaatagaaataaaataaaatttaaaatgtataaaaaaaattattagattttATCAGGTATTGGAATGGTATTTCCTCTCTAGTGTCATTCTAGAGATTCCAATACTTTAACATGCAACCAAAGAAaggaatgaaaaatattttcttaacattccaTTCCATCAAATCAAAAGCCACCTTAATTCCAAGAAAGAATAACAAACGTTTatatagggctcgtttggaacgccgtattaggtcgtattgtattgtattatattgaattggattatatatcatatttttatataatactatgttaaaatttaatttataataaaatattatatatttaggtgtccataaaaattaataccacatatagttttacataaaaatattgcataaaatacaattcaatttaATACCTAATATTCCAAACGAACGCATAAACTCATCCATATTAacttatatttctgaaaattaaaAGTTGTAGCATTGCTAAATCTTCAATTGGAAATAACATGACTGTCTAACAGAAATGATTCTATTTTAATTCATATGAACATATTACTAGAAAAACTCTATTCTACCAAAGTTCAAAAGTTTATCATCAAAAAACAATTATTATCGAACCCATTTTCAAAGACAAACAATAATTATTGTTaaagaaaactaaatatcaCGAATTGGGTTATCTACTGCATCGATGAAAAAGATCAATTGTAACGATTGCATAAGCAAGAAATATCCATTGTTAAAAGCTCTTCaagatataatttaaaatgtagaCAAAATAAGTCTTATAAAACCAAAAATTAcaacgaaaaaaaataaaataaaaacagataAAACCCAAAACTTCTACTCTGGAGAAAAATAATTATGCAAACCTAAGCAGTGAGAAGGACAGCGCCGCCGGCAGCCTTAATCTTCTTCTCGGCGATCTTGGAAATGAGCTTGGCCTTGACTACAACAGGTTGATTCTCAGGCAAAGCACCCTTTCCCAAAACCTTGAAGTAACCAAACTGAGTCACATCGATCAAGGGAACGTTATCCTTGGTAGCCTTGTCCTTCACCTCCTGAGGCACCATAGACCAGAGCCTGTCGATGTTGACGATTGGAGAGTAGAATTTGTTGCGAAGCTTGTGGAAGTATCTCATACCGACCTTACCGAAGTAACCAGGATGGTACTTGTCGAAGAGGATCCGGTGGTGGTGCATACCTCCAGCGTTACCACGACCTCCAGGATGCTTTCTGTGCTTGCCTACTCTTCCATGACCGGCACTGACGTGACCACGCTTCTTCCTGTTCTTCTTGAATCGGGTAGTCATTTCTGAACTCTCTCTCTGAACCTTCTCTCCTAGGGTTTCGGCGGCTGAGAGAAGATGGAGCAATGGAGAGATTTATGTGTGAAGATGGGATTTGAGGAGCATGGACTGATATGAGTTTACCGTTTTGCCCTTAGGGTTTGGGGTTTCGTTCTATTGAGACGGGTGCAACGAAGGAATTAGGCTTCTTGGGCTGGCCTCTTTAAAGTTTGGGCTTCTGATTCTCTTGTATTTGGATAAGTTGTgggaataaattgaataatacctttttctttagggtaaatttttagttatatacgtaattatcaaaaatatcttacatataacgataaaaaaataaaacatcctatatatgtatatgcttaccgaaaattcgaaaaaaactcaaaaccaaCTGAAAAAAATGGCAGCCCAGAATTTTCAGGCAACCATCGTTTGCCCAAAACGGTGTGCATCACACTCTTACCGAGCAATATATATTCatcacataacaaaaaaaaaaaaaaaaagaaagaaaagcttCAATCAACCAAATCCAAACTCTATCGTCGAAGCTTCGAAATCATAACTAGATCATCAAAGCTCTCCAATCATGTCTGTGGAACATGGCAActaaatccaccattaaagctacTCAAAAGCTTCAATTCTCTGAAATCAAACAAATTTAAACAATCTCAAATTAGAATTTTTCACTATTCGAATCTCCACCGTTGAAGCTCTTCTAACAACTCAGTCGAAGCTACTGGACTGCCATTAAAATTCGTCGAAGCTCTCCACCATTAAAGCTACACAAAAACTTCAATTCTCTGAAATTAAACATTTAAAAAGAAACTAACAAGTAAACTGTATTCTGAAATAAtgaacttaaaaataaaaagtaatgcATCGGTATTACTTtcataatattaaaaacaataaaacagtttctttattttaatataaagctAGATAAAAAAGAATGATGAaatcaaaatagaaaaaacaatTAATTGCAACAAATAGGAAACCATCATTATGTTGGTGAATATTCTATCAAAATAGAATCTCTtttgtttatttctttattaaattaaatccaacATAGTTTTTATGGTGGTCAAGAAAAGGAGCATTAAGGCACAAAACtcagaaaataatatatataagtgcTTAATCGAATCAAAAACACCTAATCATAGATATACTCCCAAGCAACTAAAAAGAAActaacaagtaaattttattctgaaatagTTAACATAAGAATAAAAAGTAATACAACAGTATTACATTGATCAAGCACAAACCTAGAAAAAATCTActtaataaaaaacaaatacAACAGAAACTAATTAGTATACCAACCAAAACTATAGTAAAAAATACTACTAAATCATAAACTGTTAATACAACAGAAACTAATTAGTATACCAACCAAAACTATAGctaaaaatactattaaatcATAAACTGttaataacatacacattaaaaataaaaaatacactagaatgaaataaaaaagatatgTTAATGTCATgtcattaaaagaaaaagtaaaaaaaataaataaataaataaaaagaaaaataatataaatgaggTAGATGAATGtttagataataaaaaaaaaagctagcTTATACatacaaaatgaaaaaaaaaaaagaagggcAGCGTACCTAAGTATATACCTgccaaaaaaaattgtaaaactaAAGGTATATTTAACACTTAAAACCGTTAACGttacttgtaatatatttttcaaattttcgtTTCTAGAtgtaattttctcttttttttatccattaatcaaaaatactttcatattgttttattattaaaatatatccaTTTTTTTGAGTGGATTGCTTAATATACCATCACTATCTACTTAAGTatagcatataatttacataaccTAATGGGTCTAATGGGGACATTATCCATAAAAGTGAgtatatctaaaaaaatataaaaatgaaggtaaaaattaaaacaagtaaaGTAAAATTGGTATACAATGTAAGTGCATGTTTgtcatcataactaaaaaactgttttttgtttttaaaaacagaaaattattttttgaaatcaaTTTGacttgtttggccttgtttttttaaaacagttttcagaaaacaaagttacaaaaaacaagaattttgaaaacaacaaaatgttgttttctgttttaaaaaccaattcacttttggtcaatattgtttttgaaaaacactaaccaaatatgacttgtttttaaaagggtaaatttcacaaatgcacaaaaacaataaaaaaataacaaaaatgcagtttcacggaattttaaatatttttacgatttttctgattttatttacataaaatacggtctttttatgttgaaattttgttcatttgttgttaattctttgttatatgtatgttattttttgttgtttttttgttgttattttcatgttattttcatgttacttttatgttgttttcttgttgattttatgttgttttcgtgttattttttgaaaaaccgtaaaaatgtaaaaaaacattctttgaacgtaaaaatgtaaatattttacaaaaaatagtgtcttatgtaattattcctttttaaaaacttcaaaaactatttttagttctcatttctaaaaataattttttgaaaacaaaaaacaaaaaacaataccaaacatgctctaatTTTCTCTAAGTTTTGGGCCTTACGAAAGTGGTGTTTAGgattatttaaaagaaaaaaaaaata from Cannabis sativa cultivar Pink pepper isolate KNU-18-1 chromosome 4, ASM2916894v1, whole genome shotgun sequence carries:
- the LOC115714218 gene encoding large ribosomal subunit protein uL15x, with product MTTRFKKNRKKRGHVSAGHGRVGKHRKHPGGRGNAGGMHHHRILFDKYHPGYFGKVGMRYFHKLRNKFYSPIVNIDRLWSMVPQEVKDKATKDNVPLIDVTQFGYFKVLGKGALPENQPVVVKAKLISKIAEKKIKAAGGAVLLTA